In the Syntrophorhabdaceae bacterium genome, GCCCGAAGGAGATGAACACGGCGATATCGCCGAGCGCGCGGTACTTGAAGGCAAAGGGTTTCACCGTATAGAAAAACCCCAGCACCGCGCCGATGAGGATGAGCCAGAGAAGGACCTTGCCGTTCGGGATCGAGAAGGCAAGATAAAGGCCGATAAGTGAGGCGACGATATAGACGACGATCGCCCCGGTCAAGATCGTCTTTGGTTCTGTGAGTTTTCCCGTGAGGACGCCGCTTGACCCGAATGTCCCTTCGCGGTCGACCTTGTTTTTGAAATCAAAGTAATCGCCGACCAGGTTGGCCCCTGCATGGGCGAGAACGCAGCCGAGCATGGTAAGAATAAGGTGGAGCCAGTTAAGACCAACCCCGGGATTTTCTATCTTTACCGCAATCGCCCCTATGATCGGGGGGAGCACGCTCATTGTAAAAGTAAAAGGACGGGAAGCCCGCCACCAGAGAGAAACATATGACATCACAACCTCCTGCTTCACTTATGCATACTCATAACCGAGAAGATATGCCGATAGTTGATGGGTGTATATGAATATGTACATAATATAATATTTTCAGGCGATTTCAGCAAGTGCTATTTGTCAGCGTTGCTTTCATTGACATACCTGTTTTTTTCCTATACATTAAACATCGGTGCAATGAAGATAGGCGTACTTTCCGATACCCATCTAACGAGCGTGACAGAAGACTTTAAAAAGACGTTGAAAAAACAGTTTGGCGACATGGACATGATAATCCACGGAGGCGATATGACGTCTGTTGCCGTTCACGATTATCTCTCCAACTGGGAACTCAGGGCAGTCAGGGGCAATATGGACGATTATGAGCTGGGGGCGATCCTCCCCGTGAAACGTGTTGAACTGATCATGGGGAAAAAGGTCGGGATAATCCATGGCAGGGGATCACCACACAACATTGAAGATATTGTTTTTAGTGAGTTTCAGGATGTTGATATAATTATATTCGGGCACTCCCATGTCCCGGCGAATGTCAGGAGGGGAGGGGTGGTCATGTTCAACCCCGGAAGTTACAGGGGGTCTTATTCGCATAAAGGCACAGTGGGAATGATTGAGATAGATAAAGGCGGGGAAATGACCTTACGGCATATTGAGGTATAAAATATCCCCGAGAAAGTGTCCGGCTATTTTATGAATTATTCGTTATGGACGATAATACAGGTATGATGTATAGCGGAACATATCCCAAAGATTTTTCTCCCGTTTTACTTCCGTTCTTCTCTTCTCATCCTCTCATCCTCTCATCTTCTCACCCTCTCACCCTCTTATCTTCTCACCCTCTCACCCTCTCACCTTCTGTTCTTTTGCGACGGTGCTCTTAACATGGACTCCGTCTACCTCTCCTTCCTGTGGCACATGCATCAGCCTTACTACAAAAACCTCTACACCGGGGAGTATCTCCTCCCCTGGGTCCTGCTGCATGGTACCAAAGATTATTATGATATGGCCGCGATGCTGAAAGATTTTAATGGGTTGAAACAGAATTTCAATGTTGTTCCCTCCCTCCTCCTCCAGCTCATTGATTATGAGAACCTGGAGGCGAAAGACGCCTACCTTGAGGTATTCAAAAAGCCGCCGAAAGATCTGACAGAC is a window encoding:
- the menA gene encoding 1,4-dihydroxy-2-naphthoate octaprenyltransferase, which codes for MSYVSLWWRASRPFTFTMSVLPPIIGAIAVKIENPGVGLNWLHLILTMLGCVLAHAGANLVGDYFDFKNKVDREGTFGSSGVLTGKLTEPKTILTGAIVVYIVASLIGLYLAFSIPNGKVLLWLILIGAVLGFFYTVKPFAFKYRALGDIAVFISFGPAMTLGTYYVQIQHFSWGPILYAIPFAFLVDAVLHSNNLRDIKNDSVVNVKTVAILIGERNAKFMYYGLVLSSYLSVIVLILAGQLPLISLATLLSLPLAIKLIRIVHAKEKQPEQQFMMIDAATAQLHSAFGGLLLLSLLAQYLIQ
- a CDS encoding YfcE family phosphodiesterase, with protein sequence MGVYEYVHNIIFSGDFSKCYLSALLSLTYLFFSYTLNIGAMKIGVLSDTHLTSVTEDFKKTLKKQFGDMDMIIHGGDMTSVAVHDYLSNWELRAVRGNMDDYELGAILPVKRVELIMGKKVGIIHGRGSPHNIEDIVFSEFQDVDIIIFGHSHVPANVRRGGVVMFNPGSYRGSYSHKGTVGMIEIDKGGEMTLRHIEV